The stretch of DNA CTGCTCTTCTCCCTGACCGGCCGTGCCGGGCTCGTGCTCGAGCAGGCCGCGAAGAACGATCTGTCCGACAGCGCCAACGGCACCGGCCCGTACGAGGTGTCCTCCTGGAAGCAGGGCGACTCGCTCACCTTCAGCCGCAACGACGACTACTGGGGCACCGAGCCGAAGGTCGCGAAGATCGTGTTCCGGTACATCACGGACCCGTCGACGGCCGTGAACGCGATGGCGAACGGCGACCTCGACGTGCTCAACCCCGTCGATGGCACCCTCGCGAGCCAGTTGCAGGGCAACCAGGACATCGAGCTGCACCGCGGCAAGACGACCGACAAGTACACGCTCGCGTTCAACGACGCCCAGGCGCCGTTCACGGACAAGCGGGTGCGGCAGGCGATCCGGCAGGCGATCGACCCGAAGGCACTCATCAAGGCCATCGGTGGCACCGGCGTCGAGCAGGGCGGCCCGATCCCGGAGCTCGACCCCGGGTACGAGGACCTGACGTCGATCGACGCGTACGACCCGGACAACGCGAAGAAGCTCCTGGCCGAGGCCGGGAAGCCCGACCTCGACCTGACGCTGACCTACGCCAACGTCTACCCGGCGACGATCGGCGACGTGCTGAAGTCGCAGCTCGCCGAGGTCGGCATCACGCTGAAGGTCGAGCGGGTCGACTTCGCCACCTGGCTCGACCAGGTGTTCACGAAGAAGGACTTCCAGCTCTCGATGGTCGATCACGTCGAGGCACGGGACTTCGGCAACTGGGCGAACCCGGACTACTACTTCGGGTACGACAACCCCGAGGTGCAGCGGCTCTACGCCGAGTCGATCGCCGCGACCTCGGAGACCGAGAAGGAGCAGGCGCTCCGCGAGGCCGCCCGGATCGTCAGCGAGGACGCGGCCGGCGAGTGGCTGTACACGGCGACGGAGATCACCGCCGTCCGGAAGGGCGTGACCGGGTTCCCCGTCGACGGCGGGAACTCGCGCCTCGACCTGGCCGGGCTGGCGGTCCGGTGAGCGGGGCCGCCGCGGGCACCGCGGGCCCGTCGCGTGTCGGGGCGCCGTCCGGCGCTGCGGTCCGGGCTCGCGCCGCCACCCCCGTAGCATCGGACGCGTGACCCGGTTCCTCGTCGGGCGACTGCTGCTGCTCGTCGTCGGCCTGCTCGTGGCGAGCATCATCGTGTTCGCCACGCTGCGCGTGCTGCCCGGCGACGTCGCCCAGATCGTCGCCGGCACCCAGTCCACGCCGGCGCAGGTCGAGCAGCTCCGGCAGCAGCTCGGCCTCGACCGGCCCGTGGTCGTGCAGTACCTCGACTGGATCGGCGGCGTGCTCCGCGGCGACCTCGGCCGGTCGCTCGTCACGAACGGCGCCGTCGGACCGGAGATCGCGCAGAAGCTCGCCGTCACGCTGCCGCTCGCGGGGATGTCCCTGGTGGCCGCCCTCGTGCTCGGTGTCCCGCTCGGCGTGCTCGCCGCGGTGCTCCGTCGCCGGGCCGGCGGCGCGGTGATCGGCTTCGTCGCGCAGGCGGTCGCGGCGGTCCCAGTGGTCTGGGCCGGCATGCTCCTCATCGCCCTGTTCGCGGTCACGCTGCACTGGCTGCCGACGCAGGGCTTCCCGCTCGACGGCTGGGACGAACCCGGACGGGCGTTCTCGTCGCTCGTGCTGCCCGCGCTCACCATCGGTGCGGTCGAGGGTGCCGTGATCCTGCGCTTCACCCGGTCCGCCACGCTCGCCGTGCTCGACGCCGACCACGTCCGCACCGCGGCGGCGATCGGCCTCACCCGGACGCGCGCGCTCCTGCGGCACGGACTGCCGTCGGTGGCCCTCACAGTGCTGGCGGTCCTCGGCGTGCAGATCGCCGGACTCCTGGTGGGGGCGGTCGTCGTCGAGCAGCTGTTCTCGCTCCCCGGGGTCGGCCGCATGCTCGTCACCGACGTCGGGCGACGCGACATCACGAAGGTGCAGTCGGAGCTCCTCGTGCTCACGGGGCTGGTGCTCGTGGTCGGCTTCGCGGTCGACGTCGTGCACCGCGCGCTCGACCCCCGGCAGCGGGAGGTGGGCGAGTGATCCGCCGCATCGTCGCCCGGCCGACCGGGTGTTTCGCCGTCGTGGTGCTCGCGCTCCTCGTCGTGCTCGCCGCGGTCTCGCTGGTCTGGACGCCCCAGGACCCGTTCCGCGCCGACCCGTTCCGGCAGTGGGCGGCACCGAGCCCGGCGCACTGGTTCGGCACCGACGCCTCGGGCCGGGACATCGCCAGCTACCTGCTCGCCGGCACCCGGACGACCGTGCTCGTCGCGGTCGGGTCCGGCGTCGTCGCGAGCGTCGTCGGCATCGTCCTGACCGCCGTCGGCTCGCTGACCGCACGGTGGGTCCGCGAGGGCACCGCCGTGCTCCTCGACATCCTCGTCGCGTTCCCCACGCTGCTGACCGCGATGCTCCTGACAGCGGTGTTCGGCGGGTCGCTCGGCATCGTCGTGGTGAGCGTGGGGCTGTCCTTCGGCGTGACGATCGCCCGCGTCGCCCGCGGCGAGATCCGTCGCATCGCCCGGAGCGACTACGTCGTCGCTGCCCGGTCCTCGGGCGTCGGGCCGCTCGGCGTGCTCACCCGTCACCTGGTGCCGAACGCGGCGCCGCTGTTCACCGTGCAGCTGTCGCTCGCGATGGCGACGGCGGTCCTCGCCGAGGCCGGCCTGTCCTACCTGGGCTACGGCGCCGGGTCGGACACCGCGTCGTGGGGGAACCTGCTCGCGGACCTGCAGACGTACATCGGCGTGCACCCGTGGAGTGCGACCTGGCCGGGCGCCGCGATCGCCCTCGTGGTGGCCGCGCTCTCGCTGCTCGGCGACGCGGTCCGTGACGCGACCGACCCGCGCCTCACCACCGGCGACCGGCCCAGCGGCGACCGAGCCACCGGCGACCGGACGGCCGTGGACGGACGCGGTCCGGACCCCGTCGACGGGACCAGCGGGCCGGACGGACGCGGGCCGGACGGCACGGCCACGACCCCGGGGGTGACGGCGTGAGCGACCAGCGGACCGGACGCGACGGTCTCGAGGTGACCGGCCTGACGGTGCGCATCGCGGGGCGGACGGTGCTCGACGACGTGACGTTCACCGTGCCTCCCGGCCGACGCGTCGGCGTGATGGGCGCGTCCGGCTCGGGCAAGTCGATGACCTCGCTCGCCCTGATGGGCCTCGAGCCGACCGGGGCCGAGGTGCGCGGGAGCATCCGTCTCGACGGCACCGAGCTCGTCGGCCTGCGGGACCGCGACCGCGCACGGCACCGCGGTTCAGGCATCGGGATGGTGTTCCAGGAACCCGGGACCGCCCTCGACCCGCTCCGCCGGGTCGGCGCGCAGGTCGCGGAACCGCTCCGGCTGCACCGCGGCCTGGACCGCCGTGCGGCCGCGACCGCCGCGGTCGCACTCGCCGACGCCGTCGGGCTGCCCGACCCCGCAGCGCTGCTCCGGCAGTACCCGCACCAGCTGTCCGGCGGGCAGCGGCAGCGCATCTGCATCGCGATGGCGATGGCCGGCTCCCCCGCGTACCTCGTCGCGGACGAACCGACGACCGCGCTCGACGTCACGACCGAGGCGCGGATCCTCGAGCTGTTCGAACGCCTCTCGACCGAGCGCGGCACCGGGATGCTCTTCGTGACGCACGACCTCGCGGTGCTCGCACGGATCGCCGACACGGCCGTCGTGCTCGACCACGGCCGGGTCGTCGAACAGGGGTCCGTGCGGTCGCTGCTCGACGCTCCGCAGCACCCGGCGACGGCGGCCCTCGTCGACGCCGCGCGTGCCACCGCCCGCCGCACCGGAGGCCCCGCATGACCGACGCGCTGCACGCCAGCGGCCTGCACCGAACCTACCGCCTGCCCCGTCGCGGACCCTTCGAACCGGGTCCGGTGCGGACCGCCGTCGACGGGGTCGACCTGACGGTCGCCTCCGGTGCGCGGCTCGGGATCGTCGGTGAGTCCGGCTCCGGCAAGTCGACGCTGGTGCGGCTGCTCGCCGGCCTGGAGGCGCCCACCGCCGGCACCGTGTCGGCCGGCGGTCGTCCCGTGGTCGCGTCGGCATCCGCACGTGCGATGCGCTGGTTCCGTCGCGAGACCGGGGTGGTGTTCCAGGACCCGTACGCGTCCCTCGACCCGAGGATGCGCGTCGGGTCCATCGTCGCCGAGCCGCTCCGCGCGCTGCGGGTGCCCGGCGATCACCGGGCGCTCGTGGCATCGGTGCTGGAGCGCGTCGACCTGCCCGCCGACGCCGCCGACCGGTACCCGCACGAGTTCTCCGGCGGGCAGCGGCAGCGCATCGCGATCGCCCGCGCGGTCGTGCACGCGCCGCGGATCCTGTTCGGGGACGAGCCGATGAGCGCCCTCGACGTGGTGGTCCGTGCCCGCGTGATCGACCTGTTCCGCTCGCTCGCCGACGACCTCGGGCTGACGCTCGTGCTCGTGTCGCACGACATCGGCGTGGTGCAGCGGCTGTGCGACACCGTCGCGGTGCTCTCCGAGGGGCGGATCGTGGAGCAGGGCCCGGTGTCACTGCTCGACGACCCGCGGCACCCGGTGACGCGGGCGCTGGTGGCGGCGGCGCCGACGCTGCCGTAGGGCCCTCTCGGTCCTCCGCGCCGTCCGCGACATCCCACACGTCGATCGACGCGTGCGGTGTCGACCGATGCGCGTGCATCCGGTGCGTGCGCATCGAGCGACGTCACACCGGTCGATCGACGCGCGTCGTGTCGAAGTCGCGAGCCGCCGCGCCCGGCCTCAGCCCCGCGCCCGGCGTCAGACCCGCGCCCGGCCTCAGCCCCGCGTCACCATCCCGCCGGGTGCCGCCGCTGCCACCGCAGCCGTCGCTCGAGCTGCGCCCCGATCGCGAGGAGCACGCGCTCCCCGCCCGGCCGCCCGATCAGCTGCACGCCCATCGGCAGCCCAGCGCCGTCGGGGTGTCCGTCCTCGGTGACCCCGACCGGCAGCGTGATCGCGGGCAACCCCGACACGTTCGCCATCGAGGTCCACGGCGAGTACGCGCACTGCCGCCGGAAGTCCTCCTCGGGGTCGTCGCCGTACCAGCCGAGGGGTCGCGGGGTGAGCGCCAGGGTCGGGGTGAGCACGGCGTCGAAGCGGTCGAACGCCCGGATGAGCCCGACCGAGAAGGCGTCGAGGGTCGCCATCGCGTCGAGCACCTGCGTCGCTGTCAGCGCCCGGCCACGTCCGACCAGCCAGGACACCAGCGGGGTGAGCTCGGACAGGTCGATCCCCGGGACGCGGGGCAGCCCGGCGGCGCCGGACTCCCACGCCACCCGGAACGCGTCGGCGTACGGCAGGCGGGGCATCGCGACGTCCTCGACCCCGTGCCCGACCTCGCCGAGCACCCGCACGGCGGTGTCGACGGCGGCCCGGGCGGCGGGGTCGACCACGACGTCGACGGTGTCGTCCCACGGCGAGCCGTCCAGCAACCCGACCACGAACCGCCCCTCGCCCCGCACGGCAGCGGCGGTGAAGGGCCCCTCGCCGACCTCGGGCGTGACGAGCGCGTACGGGCAGGGTTCCGGCAGCCCGGTGGGTGCGACCAGGGCGTCGAGGAGCATCCCGGCGTCCGCGACGTTCCGCGTGAGGGGCCCGGCGACGCTCAGCCCGCCGAGGCCCGTCCGTCCGGGCATCGAGGGCACCCGGCCACGGCTCGGCTTCAGTCCGACCAGGCCGGTCGCAGCGGCGGGGATGCGGACCGATCCCCCGCCGTCCGTCCCGACCGCCGCGGGCACGAGTCCCGCGGCGACGGCGACGGCGGTGCCGCTCGACGACCCGCCGGGCGCCCGGGTGGTGTCGTACGGGTTCCGGGTCGTACCGATCCGGGTCTCCGACGACGACGACATCCCGAACTCCGGCGACGTCGTCTTGCCGAGGCTCACGGTGCCGGCCGCGGCGAGCGCCGCCACCAGCGGGTGGTCGGCGGGCGCTGGCGTCACGGGCAGCGCGGCGGAGCCGTGGCGGGTGGGGACACCGGCACGGTCGTAGAGGTCCTTGTCGACGGTCGGCAGTCCCCACAGCGGTCGGGAGGTCGGGACGAGCGATCCGAGGGCGGACGCTCGTTCCCGTGCGGCGTCGGCGGTGACGGTGACGAACGCGCCGAGTGCGGGGTCGAGCCGTTCGATGCGGTCGAGGTAGTGCTCGGTCACCTCGAGCGCGGTCGCGTCCCCCCGACGGATCCAGTCCCAGAGTTCCTGCGCCGTGAGGTGGTGGAGTTCGAACACGGTCCCCGAGCCTAGGCCTGCAGGTGTGCGGCGAGCACGTCCCGCACCGTCGTCCAGTCGTGCGGCCCGTAGCGGTCGTTCGCGACGTGGTGGAGTTCGGCCTCGCCGCTGAACATGCTGACGAAGTACTGCATCCCCTGCCAGGCGGGGAACGGCTCGGCGTCGTCGGCCCTCGAGAGTCGTCGGCCGACGCGGGCCATCGCGGAGAGCGTGCCGGCGGTGCCTGCCCACTGCGTCCGGAAGCGGGTGCCGGTCAGCCGCGACAGGGTGTCGGCGACGCTCCGGGCGGTGACCCGGTCCCCCGCGACCTCGACGACGCGCGGGGCGTCCGGGTCGAGGGCCACGCGTGCGGTGACCCAGGCGGTGTCGTCCTTCGTGGTGAAGTCGAGGCCCTGGTCGGGCGACGACCAGTACAGGACGGTGCGGCGGTCGAACAGGATCATCGGCGCCTGTCCGGTGAGCATGTCGGTGAAGGCGCCGTTCAGCACCGAGGTCGCGCGGACCGGAGCGGCGTCGAGGGTCGTGGCGAACTCGCGGCGCAGCTCGAAGTTCCGGTTGGTGCCGGGTGTGATCGCCCGGTAGTCCGCCGAGTAGTCGGACGGCACGAAGCGGGGCACCCCGGCGTCGAGCGCTGCCCGGAGCAGGGCGGTCTGCGCGTCGACGATGACCGATCGGGTGCCGCTCAGCACGGAGACGACGACATCGACCCCGGCGAGCGCCGTCACGAGTGCCTGGTGGTCCTCGTAGTCGGCCGCGGCGACCGAGACGCGGTCTGAGCGTCGGGCGAGCCGGTCGGCCGCAGGCCCGGTGGCCGATCGACTGAGGGCGCGGACGCGGACGTCGGGGTCGGCGGCGAGGAGCGCGTCGACGATGCGGGAGCCGAGGTCCCCGGTGGCGCCGGCGACGAGGACGGTGCTGCTGGTCATGCACCCGACGCTACGCACGGGCGTCCGGACTCGATCGGGGCTTGCATCCTTGGGTGCAACTCCCGCTGGTGCGTCCCTCCGCCGGTCGTCCCGGCGAGCGGTCGTTCCTAGCGTCGGTGTCATGACGAACACGACGAGAGTCCGGCCCGGTGACCACACCGCTGCCGGCACCACTGCACCCCGTGCGACGGGGGTCCGGGGCGTGGTGTCCCGGCACCCGCTCGCATCCTTCGCGACCCTGGCGCTCGGCCTGAGCTGGCTCGCGTGGGTCCCCTACATCCTCAGCCCCCACGGCCTGGGCGTGTGGGACCTGCACTTCCCCGAGCTCCTCGGCACGGCGCAGTTCACGGGCATCCTGCCCGGGGCGCTCCTCGGCCCGCTCGGCGGCGCGTTCTTCGTGACCGCGCTGGCGGACGGTCGCCCCGGCCTGCGCCGCTGGGTCGGGCGGCTCTGGCGCTGGCGCGTGTCCTGGTACTGGTACGCACTCGCCCTGGTCGGTGTCCCCGCCCTGGTGGTCGTGACCGGGCTGCCGTTCTCCGGTGGTCAGGTCCAGGCACCGAGCACCCTCGCCCTGCTGGCACTCGTGCCGGGGCTCGTGGTGCAGCTGTTCACCACGGGACTGTCGGAGGAGCCCGGTTGGCGCGACTTCGCACTCCCCCGACTGCAGGAGCGCTACGGCCCCCTCGGCGCGGCGGCGGTGCTCGGACCGCTGTGGGCGCTGTGGCACATGCCGCTGTACCTGTCCGACTGGGGCGGGTGGCCCGAGGCGCACTGGTCGGAGCCGCTGGTGTTCGCCCTGTTCACGATCACGTTCAACGTCGTGATGACGTGGGTCTTCAACCGCACCGGTGAGAGCCTGCCGATCGCGCTCCTGCTGCACGTCGGCGTGAACAACACCATCTCGACCCTGTGGGCGGACATGTACCCGGGGATGACGGCGGGGACGATGATGCACGGGCTCGCGATCGTCTCGACCGTGGCCGCGGCCGTCCTGCTGGTCGCGACCCGGGGTCGGCTCGGGTACGACCGTCGGCCGGGAGGCACGGATCGCCTTCCCGCAGCGGCTGCCGCCCGCCTCGTAGGATCGGACGATGGCACCCGCTGAAGCGAGTGCGGCTCGCGTCGCCGCCGACCCTCGTCCCGCACGGGAGGTCGACGGCGACCGCCGCACGCGCCGCACCGACGGTCTGGTCGCCGTCGCGACCGCGGTGGTCTCGTTGGGGCTGCTGCTCGGGCTGCCGTACCTCGACGCCGTCGACCCGGACAGCGTGGGACGCCGGCTCGCGAGTCCCGGAGTCGGCAGCTCCGACTGGGCAGCGACCGCGCTCGGACTGCTCGTCCAGTCCGCAGCCCTGCTCGTTGCGCGTCGGGCTCCCCGGACGGTCGTGCTCGCGGCCGCTGTCGTACCCGTCCTCGTGATCGCCGGCGTATCCGGCGGTGACCTGTTCGGCGTCGCCGTGCTCCCCGTCGTCGTGGCTGTGGTCCTTGCTGCCCTGCGGGTTCCGCTCACCCGGCTGTGGCCGTCGGCCGTCGGTGCGGCGGTGCTCGTGGCGGCGGGCACCGCGGGCAACTGGATCAAGCTCAACGGTGCACTCTCGGGCCACTCGCTCGCCGAAGCACTCGTCGGCGCCCTCCCGCAGGGCGTCACGCAGGCCATCGGCGCTGTGGGCCTCCCGCTCGTCGGCGCCCTCGTCGTCCGCTCCCGCCGCGAGGTCCGCGCCGCACGCGACGCCGAGCTCGTGGCCCGCACAGCCGAGGCATCCGCGGTCGTCCGGGAGCAGGACGCCCGGGTCGACGCAGCCGTGTCCCGCGAGCGGGCGGCGATGGCCCGGGAGCTGCACGACATCGCCGCGCACCACCTGTCCGGGATCGCGCTCATGTCGGCCGTGATCGACCGGCAGATCGACACCGACCCGCTCGCCGCGCACGAGGGCGTCCGCCAGGTCCGGGAGCAGAGCACCGCCGTGCTCGAGGACCTCCGACGCCTGGTCGGGCTGCTCCGTGACGACGCACCCGCCGAACGCGCCGTGGAGACCGTGGCGGGGATCGTCGACCTGGTCGAGCGCGCTCGGTACCGGTCCGACGTGCGCCTGGAGGTCCTGCCCGGCGAGCACCCGCTCTCGGACGGCATCGGACCCCTGGCGCAGCTCGCCGCCTACCGGACCGCGCAGGAGGCCCTGGCGAACGCCGCCCTGCACGCCCCGGGTGCCGTCGTCACGGTGACGATCGACGACCGCGCCGCCGACCACCTGGAGCTGCACGTGGAGAACACCGCCCCGCTGGACCCCTCGGCGCGGGCGGGACAAGGTGACCCGGTCCCGGGGAGCGCGGCAGCGGGTGGGAACGGACTGCGTGGCATGCGTGAGCGGGCGGAGCTGGTGGGGGCGCGCCTCCAGACCGGTCCGACGGCCGACGGTGGCTGGTCCGTCACGCTCGGCCTGGGTCGGCAGGCTGCGGAGGTGTCCCCGTGATCCGGGTGCTGGTGGCGGACGACCAGCCGCTCGTGCGCGCCGGGGTGTCCGCGCTGCTGGCCGCCGAGCCGGACGTCGAGGTCGTGGCGGTCGCTGCCGACGGCGGCGAGGCGCTCGCGCTGGCGCGGAGCACACGGCCCGACGTCGCGGTCCTCGACATCCGGATGCCGGTCCGGAACGGCATCGAGGTCGCACGGGAGCTCTGCGCACCGGACGCCGACCCCGCCGTCCCCGTGCTGGTGCTGACGACGTTCGACCTCGACGACCTCGTGTTCGGGGCGCTCGAGGCCGGCGCGTCCGGGTTCCTGCTGAAGGACGCCGAACCGGACGTCATCGTCGACGCCGTGCGCCAGGTCGCCGCGGGGAACGGCACGATCGACCAGAGCCTGACGCGGCGGGTGCTGCGGGAGTTCGTGTCGCGGCGGAGTCTGCAGCCGGTGACGGGCGACCGCGCGTCGGAGGTGCTGACCGCCCGGGAGCGGGACGTGCTGCTGCTCCTGGCACAGGGCATGTCGAACGAGGAGATCGCCGCGGCGCTCGTCGTCGAGGTCTCCACGGTGAAGTCGCACCTGGCGCGGATGCTGCCGAAGCTCGGGGTCCGGTCGCGCCTGCAGGCCGTGGTCTGGGCCTACCAGAACCGCGTCGTGGCGGTCCCCGAGGCGTAGCGGCGGCGTCAGGCGTGCGCCCGGCCGTTCCGGGCACACCTGGTCGTCCCGGGCATAGCTCGCGCTTCCGGGCATACCTGGCGCTTTCGGGCATACCTGGTCGTCCCGTTCCACCAGGGACGCCCGCTTCCACCTGGCATCGCACGCGTTCTGGGAAGGAACGGGCGCGGCGTCAGGCGAGGCAGTGCGCGAGGACCGCCTGCTGCACCGGCAGCAGCGCACGCTTCGCGTCGTGCCCCACGAAGGCCGGGCTCGCGAGCGCGTCGGCGCTCACCTCGCGCCCGCGGACGAACGGCGGGCACGGGGCGAAGCGGACACCGGCAGGGGCGAGTGCCAGGACGTCCGCGGTCACCCGGTAGGGCGCGAGCGCGGCGGCGTGCCGGCCGGGCCCGTCGGTCACGACGACGTCCGCGTCCGCCATCGCTCCGGCCAGATCGTCCGTCCACCGCACGCCCGGCGCCGCGAGCCCCTCGGGACAGGACTGGAGCAGGTCGAAGCCGAACAGCCGCGAGGCCTCCGCCCACGCCCGGGCGATGTTGCCGTCGGCGCCGACGAACCGCACCCGCAGCGACCCGACCTCGTGCCCACCCGTGAGGGCCCAGAGGTCCGCGAGCACCTCGCACGGGTGGTTCTCGCTCGTCATCGCGTTCACGACCGGCACCGCGTCAGCAGCGGCGAGCGCCTCGAGGACGGACAGGTCCGGATGGCGGACCACCAGCACGTCGACGAAGTCCGCCAGGTACCGGGCGACGTCGTCGTGTGCCTCGTCCTTGTCGAGGGACTCCGGCGGGAACACGATCGGCTGCAGCCCGGCGAGCGCGGCGCCCCGCTCGAAGGAGGCCCTGGTCCGCAGGCTCGTCGGCGGGAAGAACATCGCTGCGGCGCCGTGCAGCGCCGGGCCGCTCCCCTGCTCGTACGCACGGGCGAGTCCGAACACCGCGTCGGCGTCGTCGGTGGTCCAGTCGTCGAGTCGCAGGAGGTGGCGCACCCCGCCACGCTAGGGGGCGGTCACCGAAGATCCGTCTCCGACTCCCCGCCGAGGGCCGACAGCACGCGGGTCCGGACCACGGCACCGCCCTCGCTGGCCGGGTCGACCAGGACCGCGCGCATCCCGGCAGCGCGTGCACCTGCGACGTCCCGGTGCGGGTCGTCGCCGACGAAGAGGCACGCGGCGAGGGGGACGCCGAGCTCAGCGGCCACCCGCTGGAAGGCGCGCCGGTCCGGCTTCGCCACCCCGATGCGCTCGGACGTGCACACAACGTCGACGAGGTCGCCGAGCCCGGTGAGCGCGAGCTTGTCGCGCTGCTGCTCCTCGGTCCCGTTGGTCAGCACACCGACGGTCGTCCCGAGATCGGCGACCTCGCGCAGGAGCGACGGGCTCCCGGGGAACGGCCTCCAGGCGGCGCGGTACGCCGCGAGGTACCGGCCGAACAGCGAGTCGAGGTCGTCCGGGTCACGCGGCGGCCGGAGTCCGGCGAGGGGCAGGACCTCGACGAGCCGTGCCCGACGCTGCTCGGCGAAGTCGATCTCCCCGAGCCGCCACCGCTCGAAGTGGCGGCGTTCGGCCTCGCCCCAGGCAGCGCGCAGGGCCGGATCCGCAGCGACCCCGAGGTCTCGGAAGAAGTCGTCCACAGCGCGGGCGGACGCCCCCGCGTGGTCGAACAGGGTGCCGTCCAGGTCGAAGACCACGGCTCGGACGGGAGAAGTCATCCCCGCACCGCGGCGACGACCCGCTCGACCGCGGCCGCGACCGCCCGCTCGCGGACTGCAGGGTCCTCGTGCTCGGAATCGTGGACGAACGCCGTCGCGCCGCGGACCGCGCCGCAGAAGTCCACCACGCCGTGCTCGAGCTGCGTCCGCAGTGCGTGCTCGTACCCGTGCCGCTCGTACACCCCGGCGTCGTCGCCGGCGATCGGCACGAGGTGCACGGTGAGCCGCCCGAGTCGGCGGTCGATGCGGCCGTCCTCCGCGACGCCGAACGCCCACCCGTTCACGAACACCCGGTCGAGCCAGCCCTTGAGGAGCGCCGGGAGCGACCACCACCACACCGGGAACACGAGCACGAGGTGCTCTGCCATGTCGAGACGCGCCTGCTCCGCTGCGACGTCCGGCGCGGGGTCGGTCCCCGTCCGGTAGGTGTGTCGGTCGGCCGGGGTGTACCGGGGGTCGAAGCCCTCGGCGGCGAGGTCTGCGACCGTCACCGGTCCTGTGTCGGCGGCGTCGAGCGCCGCCTGGAGGCGGTGGGCGACGGCGAGCGTCAGCGAGTCGGGGTCCGGGTGGGCGG from Curtobacterium sp. SGAir0471 encodes:
- a CDS encoding ABC transporter ATP-binding protein, whose translation is MTDALHASGLHRTYRLPRRGPFEPGPVRTAVDGVDLTVASGARLGIVGESGSGKSTLVRLLAGLEAPTAGTVSAGGRPVVASASARAMRWFRRETGVVFQDPYASLDPRMRVGSIVAEPLRALRVPGDHRALVASVLERVDLPADAADRYPHEFSGGQRQRIAIARAVVHAPRILFGDEPMSALDVVVRARVIDLFRSLADDLGLTLVLVSHDIGVVQRLCDTVAVLSEGRIVEQGPVSLLDDPRHPVTRALVAAAPTLP
- a CDS encoding ABC transporter ATP-binding protein, which produces MSDQRTGRDGLEVTGLTVRIAGRTVLDDVTFTVPPGRRVGVMGASGSGKSMTSLALMGLEPTGAEVRGSIRLDGTELVGLRDRDRARHRGSGIGMVFQEPGTALDPLRRVGAQVAEPLRLHRGLDRRAAATAAVALADAVGLPDPAALLRQYPHQLSGGQRQRICIAMAMAGSPAYLVADEPTTALDVTTEARILELFERLSTERGTGMLFVTHDLAVLARIADTAVVLDHGRVVEQGSVRSLLDAPQHPATAALVDAARATARRTGGPA
- a CDS encoding CPBP family intramembrane glutamic endopeptidase — protein: MTNTTRVRPGDHTAAGTTAPRATGVRGVVSRHPLASFATLALGLSWLAWVPYILSPHGLGVWDLHFPELLGTAQFTGILPGALLGPLGGAFFVTALADGRPGLRRWVGRLWRWRVSWYWYALALVGVPALVVVTGLPFSGGQVQAPSTLALLALVPGLVVQLFTTGLSEEPGWRDFALPRLQERYGPLGAAAVLGPLWALWHMPLYLSDWGGWPEAHWSEPLVFALFTITFNVVMTWVFNRTGESLPIALLLHVGVNNTISTLWADMYPGMTAGTMMHGLAIVSTVAAAVLLVATRGRLGYDRRPGGTDRLPAAAAARLVGSDDGTR
- a CDS encoding amidase — its product is MFELHHLTAQELWDWIRRGDATALEVTEHYLDRIERLDPALGAFVTVTADAARERASALGSLVPTSRPLWGLPTVDKDLYDRAGVPTRHGSAALPVTPAPADHPLVAALAAAGTVSLGKTTSPEFGMSSSSETRIGTTRNPYDTTRAPGGSSSGTAVAVAAGLVPAAVGTDGGGSVRIPAAATGLVGLKPSRGRVPSMPGRTGLGGLSVAGPLTRNVADAGMLLDALVAPTGLPEPCPYALVTPEVGEGPFTAAAVRGEGRFVVGLLDGSPWDDTVDVVVDPAARAAVDTAVRVLGEVGHGVEDVAMPRLPYADAFRVAWESGAAGLPRVPGIDLSELTPLVSWLVGRGRALTATQVLDAMATLDAFSVGLIRAFDRFDAVLTPTLALTPRPLGWYGDDPEEDFRRQCAYSPWTSMANVSGLPAITLPVGVTEDGHPDGAGLPMGVQLIGRPGGERVLLAIGAQLERRLRWQRRHPAGW
- a CDS encoding NmrA family NAD(P)-binding protein, whose protein sequence is MTSSTVLVAGATGDLGSRIVDALLAADPDVRVRALSRSATGPAADRLARRSDRVSVAAADYEDHQALVTALAGVDVVVSVLSGTRSVIVDAQTALLRAALDAGVPRFVPSDYSADYRAITPGTNRNFELRREFATTLDAAPVRATSVLNGAFTDMLTGQAPMILFDRRTVLYWSSPDQGLDFTTKDDTAWVTARVALDPDAPRVVEVAGDRVTARSVADTLSRLTGTRFRTQWAGTAGTLSAMARVGRRLSRADDAEPFPAWQGMQYFVSMFSGEAELHHVANDRYGPHDWTTVRDVLAAHLQA
- a CDS encoding ABC transporter substrate-binding protein; translated protein: MSPLLPRRGSRAARVTLAATAVAVASALTLAGCSGSDSGDRGGDDATVRVGLVLEPTSLDIRTQSGAALDQVLIDNVYQGLVGRTADGEIRDVLASKHEVSADGKTYTFTLRKGTTFQDGKPVTAADVVWSLQQAKDNASYVDSAKLAGVTSITSPSDGVVELQLTQPDSDLLFSLTGRAGLVLEQAAKNDLSDSANGTGPYEVSSWKQGDSLTFSRNDDYWGTEPKVAKIVFRYITDPSTAVNAMANGDLDVLNPVDGTLASQLQGNQDIELHRGKTTDKYTLAFNDAQAPFTDKRVRQAIRQAIDPKALIKAIGGTGVEQGGPIPELDPGYEDLTSIDAYDPDNAKKLLAEAGKPDLDLTLTYANVYPATIGDVLKSQLAEVGITLKVERVDFATWLDQVFTKKDFQLSMVDHVEARDFGNWANPDYYFGYDNPEVQRLYAESIAATSETEKEQALREAARIVSEDAAGEWLYTATEITAVRKGVTGFPVDGGNSRLDLAGLAVR
- a CDS encoding ABC transporter permease, whose protein sequence is MIRRIVARPTGCFAVVVLALLVVLAAVSLVWTPQDPFRADPFRQWAAPSPAHWFGTDASGRDIASYLLAGTRTTVLVAVGSGVVASVVGIVLTAVGSLTARWVREGTAVLLDILVAFPTLLTAMLLTAVFGGSLGIVVVSVGLSFGVTIARVARGEIRRIARSDYVVAARSSGVGPLGVLTRHLVPNAAPLFTVQLSLAMATAVLAEAGLSYLGYGAGSDTASWGNLLADLQTYIGVHPWSATWPGAAIALVVAALSLLGDAVRDATDPRLTTGDRPSGDRATGDRTAVDGRGPDPVDGTSGPDGRGPDGTATTPGVTA
- a CDS encoding ABC transporter permease, coding for MTRFLVGRLLLLVVGLLVASIIVFATLRVLPGDVAQIVAGTQSTPAQVEQLRQQLGLDRPVVVQYLDWIGGVLRGDLGRSLVTNGAVGPEIAQKLAVTLPLAGMSLVAALVLGVPLGVLAAVLRRRAGGAVIGFVAQAVAAVPVVWAGMLLIALFAVTLHWLPTQGFPLDGWDEPGRAFSSLVLPALTIGAVEGAVILRFTRSATLAVLDADHVRTAAAIGLTRTRALLRHGLPSVALTVLAVLGVQIAGLLVGAVVVEQLFSLPGVGRMLVTDVGRRDITKVQSELLVLTGLVLVVGFAVDVVHRALDPRQREVGE